One genomic segment of Anguilla anguilla isolate fAngAng1 chromosome 2, fAngAng1.pri, whole genome shotgun sequence includes these proteins:
- the LOC118220266 gene encoding sulfotransferase 1C1-like, giving the protein MEPNLTYSQATEKEQNSPTRFPLKKVRGIPLMEPITQNFESIWAFCPDPTDILISTYPKAGTTWTQEIVDLLLHNGDTEACKRGPIVMRSPFLEIFSHPPIPSGLDLLCKMSPPRLIKTHLPIQLVPEGFWENKCKVIYMARNAKDNLVSYYHFDRMNKTQPDPGSLDEYIPKFMKGDVGWGSWYDHVKGYWENREKRNILYLFYEDMKENPQREVERIKQYLDLSVTDDVIARIVEHTSFKVMKDNPMTNYTFIPKPIFDHSISPFMRKGEVGDWVNHFSASHLKIFDEDYERQMKMANIPFRTNL; this is encoded by the exons ATGGAACCAAATCTGACATACAGCCAGGCtactgaaaaagaacaaaattcaCCCACACGCTTTCCTTTGAAGAAAGTAAGAGGAATCCCACTGATGGAGCCTATCACTCAAAACTTTGAGTCTATTTGGGCTTTCTGCCCTGACCCTACTGACATCCTCATTTCTACTTATCCAAAAGCAG GAACTACCTGGACTCAGGAGATAGTAGACCTGTTACTTCACAATGGAGATACAGAGGCATGCAAGAGAGGGCCCATAGTTATGAGGAGCCCATTCCTTGAGATATTCTCCCACCCTCCCATCCCTTCTG GCCTAGATCTCCTTTGCAAAATGAGTCCACCAAGGTTAATCAAGACACACCTGCCAATCCAGCTTGTACctgagggattctgggaaaataaatgcaag GTGATCTACATGGCCCGCAATGCCAAGGACAACTTGGTAAGCTACTACCACTTTGACAGAATGAATAAGACCCAGCCTGACCCAGGATCCCTCGATGAATACATCCCAAAATTCATGAAGGGAGATG TGGGATGGGGCTCCTGGTATGACCATGTCAAGGGTTATtgggaaaacagagagaaaaggaatatactctatttattttatgaagatATGAAAGAG AATCCTCAGCGGGAAGTGGAACGCATCAAGCAGTACCTGGATCTGTCggtcactgatgatgtaatagCGCGCATTGTGGAGCACACGTCTTTCAAGGTCATGAAGGACAATCCCATGACCAACTATACCTTTATCCCCAAGCCTATCTTTGACCATTCCATCTCTCCTTTCATGAGAAAAG GGGAGGTTGGTGACTGGGTCAATCATTTCTCTGCCTCTCATTTGAAGATTTTTGATGAAGATTATGAGCgacaaatgaaaatggcaaacaTTCCCTTTAGGACAAACTTGTGA